One genomic region from Nitrospira sp. CR1.1 encodes:
- a CDS encoding HAMP domain-containing protein — protein sequence MRWLHDRSIGQKFFLSFGVILSLLALSLTALLVYLSRINSYVDRHKRITVPAIVTAATMQRSAYDINLILHLFLEQATKTAAEDTLARLTLHADEIRHSLQLYRSTHAARTHPILLGMLDQHQRLDLADQEDRAIAEIDHALQELNGLWSAALAQPRAPGTPQSLTTQADALIAQLTHNLDQLVAAHRDIDVEMKIEGDLLLQQARMIALGLVATLGLVIGVIYVSVNRRIAKPLQRLSITADRVAHHDLTAQFESWPARDEVGTLAASLSSMVTSLREQTAATARKTKELEAFTYSVAHDLKGPLREIEGFSSLLEKRFLEGGDAETRHQIDVIHRSSLRLTHMIDALLKYSRLEQQDLPRQRFNVLEMITTLITDRFTGLQGPKPKIQVALPFADLYGEPVSIRQAIANLLDNAAKFSRRTPVPTITIGGTRTDHERILWVQDNGIGFDPTQTDKIFGLFERLHSPQDYEGTGVGLAIVKLVMDKHDGRVWAESTSGAGSKFSLAFPERAEIVVDRASPSSYSSHLPSA from the coding sequence ATGCGCTGGCTCCACGACCGTTCGATCGGACAGAAATTTTTCCTCTCTTTCGGAGTCATTCTCAGCCTCCTGGCGTTGAGCCTCACGGCGCTCCTGGTCTATCTCAGCCGCATCAACAGTTATGTCGACCGCCATAAGCGGATCACTGTGCCGGCCATCGTGACCGCGGCGACGATGCAGCGTTCCGCCTATGACATCAATCTCATCCTGCACCTCTTCTTGGAGCAGGCGACGAAGACCGCCGCGGAAGACACCCTCGCCCGCCTAACCCTGCACGCCGACGAGATTCGTCATTCCCTGCAGCTCTATCGCTCCACGCATGCGGCGCGCACCCACCCGATTCTCCTGGGTATGCTGGACCAACACCAACGCCTGGATCTGGCCGACCAGGAAGACCGGGCCATTGCCGAAATCGATCACGCCCTGCAGGAGTTGAACGGCTTATGGAGCGCGGCCCTGGCGCAGCCGCGGGCTCCCGGAACGCCCCAGTCGCTGACCACTCAGGCCGATGCCCTTATTGCACAACTCACGCACAACCTCGATCAGTTGGTCGCCGCCCACCGCGATATCGACGTCGAAATGAAAATCGAGGGAGACCTGCTGCTCCAACAGGCCCGGATGATTGCGCTGGGGCTGGTGGCCACCCTCGGACTCGTCATCGGCGTGATTTACGTTTCGGTCAACCGCCGGATCGCAAAACCACTTCAACGCCTCTCGATTACCGCCGACCGCGTGGCCCATCACGACCTGACGGCGCAGTTTGAATCCTGGCCGGCCCGGGACGAAGTCGGCACCCTGGCGGCCTCGCTTTCTTCAATGGTCACGAGCCTGCGCGAACAAACGGCCGCCACCGCCAGAAAAACCAAGGAGCTGGAAGCCTTTACCTATTCCGTTGCGCACGACCTCAAGGGACCGCTGCGTGAGATCGAAGGGTTCTCCTCCTTACTCGAAAAACGGTTCCTCGAAGGCGGTGATGCCGAAACTCGCCACCAGATCGATGTCATCCACCGTTCTTCGCTGCGCCTCACCCATATGATCGACGCGCTGCTCAAATATTCACGCTTGGAACAACAGGACCTGCCACGGCAACGCTTCAATGTGCTGGAAATGATCACGACCCTCATCACCGACCGCTTCACTGGACTGCAGGGACCGAAGCCGAAAATTCAGGTCGCCCTGCCGTTCGCCGACCTGTACGGCGAACCGGTCAGCATTCGTCAAGCGATCGCTAACCTGCTCGACAATGCGGCGAAATTCTCCCGGCGGACACCTGTGCCGACTATCACCATCGGCGGAACCAGGACCGACCACGAGCGGATTCTCTGGGTACAAGACAACGGCATCGGCTTCGATCCCACACAGACCGACAAGATCTTCGGACTGTTCGAACGGCTGCACAGCCCGCAGGACTATGAAGGCACGGGAGTAGGCCTGGCGATCGTCAAACTGGTGATGGACAAACACGATGGGCGCGTGTGGGCCGAATCCACATCAGGCGCGGGGAGCAAATTCTCTCTCGCGTTTCCCGAACGAGCCGAGATCGTTGTGGATCGAGCATCACCTTCATCCTACTCCTCCCACCTGCCGTCCGCCTGA
- a CDS encoding response regulator — protein sequence MGACGPNPHQARGANSLSRFPNEPRSLWIEHHLHPTPPTCRPPDIMSTERIRTLIIDDEEFVRLVVEQALREEGCDTRTAGGGQDGLDLLRTGNFDCVITDLRMPGVDGRAVLRWVKEHQPDVDVIVLTGHGDVKDAVAAIKDGAWDFMIKDTPFDGTAVKAALAKLRTVRELRRENLAARHGGYRQEAVVKGVSQAWQRLETQIAQVAPSQAPVLIQGETGSGKEVVARRLHAQSRRATGPCIAVNCGAVSRELLESELFGYEKGAFTGAATAKPGLIAAAEGGSLFLDEVGEMPGPMQVSLLRFLDRNEYRPVGSTRTFRADVRIICATNRDLQELVFQGRFRDDLLYRINTVTLRVPPLRERPEDIPGLVGHILHSLRLPGTAARTPTPEGLAHLAAYRWPGNVRELRNVIERLVLMSPNTGPITREDIVQVLPQSSATGATGDQAQLPLEEIERLHIERVLQASGGNKTKAAQTLRIDYKTLLTKLKKYESGH from the coding sequence ATGGGCGCGTGTGGGCCGAATCCACATCAGGCGCGGGGAGCAAATTCTCTCTCGCGTTTCCCGAACGAGCCGAGATCGTTGTGGATCGAGCATCACCTTCATCCTACTCCTCCCACCTGCCGTCCGCCTGACATCATGAGCACGGAACGCATCCGCACCCTCATCATCGATGACGAAGAGTTTGTCCGGTTGGTCGTCGAGCAGGCCCTCCGCGAGGAAGGATGCGACACGCGGACGGCAGGTGGCGGGCAGGACGGTCTCGATCTGCTTCGCACCGGCAACTTCGACTGTGTCATCACCGACCTGCGAATGCCCGGCGTGGATGGTCGCGCCGTGCTGCGCTGGGTCAAGGAGCATCAACCGGATGTGGATGTGATCGTCCTGACCGGCCACGGTGACGTCAAGGACGCCGTGGCGGCCATCAAGGACGGCGCCTGGGATTTCATGATCAAAGATACGCCTTTCGACGGCACGGCCGTGAAGGCGGCCTTGGCCAAACTGCGCACGGTGCGCGAACTCCGCCGTGAAAATCTGGCGGCCCGGCACGGCGGATACCGCCAGGAGGCCGTGGTCAAGGGAGTCAGCCAAGCCTGGCAGCGGCTGGAGACCCAGATCGCGCAAGTGGCGCCGTCGCAGGCCCCGGTCCTCATCCAGGGCGAAACCGGTTCGGGAAAGGAAGTGGTCGCGCGCCGGCTGCACGCGCAGAGCCGCAGGGCCACGGGCCCCTGTATTGCCGTCAATTGCGGAGCCGTGAGCCGCGAGTTGTTAGAAAGTGAATTGTTCGGCTACGAAAAAGGCGCCTTCACCGGCGCTGCAACGGCCAAGCCGGGCCTCATCGCCGCGGCCGAAGGCGGATCATTATTTCTGGATGAAGTGGGGGAAATGCCGGGACCGATGCAGGTAAGCCTCCTGCGCTTTCTCGACCGGAACGAGTACCGTCCTGTCGGAAGCACGCGCACATTTCGGGCCGATGTCCGAATTATCTGCGCGACAAACCGGGACCTGCAGGAACTGGTCTTCCAGGGCCGGTTTCGCGATGACCTACTGTATCGCATCAACACCGTCACCCTGCGCGTGCCGCCGCTGCGGGAACGACCGGAAGACATCCCCGGATTGGTCGGCCATATTCTCCACAGTCTTCGCCTCCCCGGAACAGCGGCCAGAACACCGACGCCTGAAGGCCTGGCCCACCTCGCCGCTTACCGCTGGCCAGGCAATGTACGGGAATTGCGCAATGTCATCGAGCGCCTCGTGCTCATGAGCCCGAATACCGGCCCCATCACCCGCGAAGACATCGTGCAGGTCCTTCCGCAGTCATCAGCGACCGGCGCAACGGGAGATCAGGCACAACTTCCGCTGGAGGAAATCGAACGTCTGCACATTGAGCGCGTGCTGCAAGCCAGTGGCGGCAACAAAACCAAAGCTGCCCAAACCCTTCGGATCGACTACAAGACCCTGCTGACGAAGCTGAAGAAATACGAATCCGGCCACTGA
- a CDS encoding pyridoxamine 5-phosphate oxidase, which produces MTGPGSSGERQAQARFGTSGRAAAFYQHQVLAYLNQSMRDFIARMEMVSIATADARGNCDCSFRAGAPGFVQVLDERTLAYPEYRGNGVLASVGNILENPHIGMIFLDYYQTTVGLHVNGTARVTDARDITALPNATPGMTEAAHITGGRQPKAWIVVGVEEAYIHCSKHVPLLERREKQIVWGSDDERLKGGNFFKIAP; this is translated from the coding sequence ATGACAGGACCCGGATCATCGGGTGAACGGCAGGCACAGGCACGTTTCGGGACATCCGGCCGCGCGGCGGCCTTTTATCAGCATCAAGTCCTGGCATACCTGAATCAATCGATGCGGGACTTCATCGCCCGCATGGAGATGGTTTCTATCGCAACTGCGGATGCGCGGGGAAATTGCGACTGTTCCTTCCGCGCGGGCGCGCCGGGCTTTGTGCAGGTGCTGGATGAACGGACGCTGGCCTATCCGGAATACAGAGGGAATGGCGTGCTGGCCAGCGTGGGAAACATTCTGGAGAATCCTCACATCGGCATGATTTTTCTCGACTACTATCAGACGACCGTTGGGCTTCACGTGAACGGGACCGCGCGCGTCACCGACGCAAGAGACATCACCGCTCTACCCAACGCCACGCCGGGCATGACAGAAGCCGCTCACATCACGGGCGGCCGGCAGCCCAAAGCCTGGATTGTCGTGGGTGTGGAAGAGGCCTACATCCACTGCTCCAAACACGTGCCGCTGCTCGAGAGACGCGAGAAACAGATCGTCTGGGGAAGCGACGACGAACGGCTCAAAGGCGGAAACTTCTTCAAGATTGCGCCCTAG
- a CDS encoding S1 RNA-binding domain-containing protein, with product MTASTTPTISAAAQQRIVDLLAKELGVTSPQVSAAVTLLDGGATVPFIARYRKEATNNLDDTHLRTLEERLLYLRELEERRQTILASIEEQGKLTDELRRAVEQAATKQAVEDIYLPFKPKRRTKAQIAREAGLEPLADALLADPTLDPEQEAAKYVKVVAAAEGVEAVNVPDTKAALEGARDILVERFAETADLLATLRTKLWNEGIVTSTVLSGKETAEEEKFRDYYAYSETIRTIPSHRALALFRGRTLGVLKLDLGLGETLDAQVPHPCAALIAAHFGIENRGRRADKWLNDVCYWAWRVKVHLHLSTELLLQVREAAEAEAIKIFGRNLHELLLAAPAGPKAVLGLDPGIRTGCKVAVVDATGKLLETTTIYPHQPRNDWQGALATIVELVIRHGVELISIGNGTASRETDKLAVEVIKVAAERKPAQKVTKIVVSEAGASVYSASAFAAAEFPALDVSLRGAVSIARRLQDPLAELVKIDPKSIGVGQYQHDVNQRALARSLDATVEDCVNAVGVDVNTASAPLLARVSGLNRVLAQNIVEYRDAHGPFPNRTMIRKVPRLGDKTFEQAAGFLRINNGDNLLDRSAVHPEAYPVVERMLARLNKEIAEVMGKPTVLKDLSPADFTNETFGLPTVRDILAELEKPGRDPRPEFKTATFRDGVESLADLQPGMVLEGVVTNVAAFGAFVDIGVHQDGLVHVSALANKFVKDPHEIVKPGQIVKVKVVSVDAARQRISLTMRMDDAAATAPHPIPRAGGIRDRQPADTSRTAAKTPQPVNAFALAMARAQQKK from the coding sequence ATGACCGCCTCCACGACGCCGACCATTTCAGCCGCCGCGCAGCAACGGATTGTTGATCTCCTCGCCAAAGAGCTCGGCGTCACCTCACCGCAAGTGTCGGCGGCGGTGACCCTGCTGGACGGTGGCGCGACGGTGCCCTTCATTGCGCGGTATCGCAAGGAGGCCACCAATAATCTGGACGACACGCACCTGCGCACCCTGGAAGAACGGCTTCTCTATTTGCGCGAATTGGAGGAACGGCGGCAGACGATCCTGGCTTCGATTGAAGAACAGGGTAAATTGACCGATGAACTGCGCCGGGCCGTCGAGCAGGCGGCGACCAAGCAAGCCGTCGAGGACATCTATCTGCCCTTCAAGCCCAAGCGCCGCACCAAAGCTCAGATCGCGCGCGAGGCTGGACTGGAACCTCTGGCAGATGCGCTGTTGGCCGATCCCACGCTCGATCCCGAACAGGAAGCGGCGAAGTATGTGAAGGTGGTGGCCGCCGCCGAAGGTGTCGAGGCGGTCAACGTTCCGGACACGAAGGCGGCATTGGAAGGGGCTCGCGATATTCTGGTTGAACGGTTCGCGGAAACCGCCGACTTGCTCGCCACCCTGCGCACGAAATTGTGGAATGAAGGCATTGTGACGTCGACCGTCCTGTCCGGAAAAGAGACGGCGGAAGAAGAAAAGTTTCGCGATTATTACGCCTATTCAGAAACGATTCGCACGATTCCTTCGCATCGAGCCCTGGCCCTGTTCCGCGGGCGCACGCTGGGCGTGCTGAAACTGGACCTTGGCCTGGGCGAGACGCTCGATGCCCAGGTGCCGCACCCCTGCGCCGCGCTCATTGCCGCCCATTTCGGCATTGAAAACCGTGGCCGGCGCGCCGATAAATGGCTCAACGATGTCTGCTACTGGGCCTGGCGGGTGAAAGTGCATCTGCATCTCAGCACCGAGTTACTGCTCCAGGTGCGCGAGGCGGCGGAAGCAGAAGCGATCAAGATTTTCGGCCGTAATCTCCACGAGCTCCTGCTTGCAGCCCCGGCCGGTCCCAAAGCGGTGCTCGGCCTCGACCCCGGTATCCGCACCGGCTGCAAAGTGGCCGTAGTGGATGCCACGGGCAAACTCCTCGAAACCACGACGATCTATCCGCATCAACCTCGCAATGACTGGCAGGGGGCGCTCGCCACCATCGTGGAGTTGGTGATCCGGCACGGCGTGGAATTGATCTCGATCGGCAACGGCACGGCTAGCCGGGAGACGGATAAACTGGCCGTCGAGGTCATCAAGGTGGCGGCGGAACGGAAGCCGGCGCAGAAGGTGACCAAAATCGTGGTGAGCGAAGCGGGCGCCTCCGTCTATTCCGCGTCGGCCTTTGCCGCGGCGGAATTTCCGGCGCTGGATGTCAGTTTGCGCGGCGCCGTGTCGATCGCCCGCCGATTGCAGGATCCGTTGGCTGAGTTGGTCAAGATCGACCCGAAATCCATCGGGGTCGGGCAATATCAACATGATGTCAATCAGCGGGCGCTTGCCCGATCGCTTGACGCGACCGTCGAGGATTGCGTCAATGCGGTCGGCGTGGATGTGAACACCGCGTCGGCGCCGCTGTTGGCGAGAGTCTCCGGGTTGAATCGAGTCCTGGCTCAAAATATCGTCGAATATCGCGATGCGCACGGTCCATTCCCCAACCGCACGATGATTCGAAAGGTTCCACGCTTGGGTGACAAGACGTTCGAGCAGGCGGCCGGATTTTTGCGGATCAATAACGGCGATAATCTCTTGGACCGGTCCGCTGTTCATCCGGAGGCCTATCCGGTGGTCGAGCGCATGCTCGCGCGGCTGAACAAGGAGATCGCCGAGGTCATGGGAAAGCCGACCGTGTTGAAGGATCTCTCGCCGGCGGACTTTACCAACGAGACATTCGGCTTGCCCACGGTGCGCGATATTCTCGCGGAATTGGAAAAGCCGGGCCGCGACCCGCGTCCGGAATTTAAAACGGCGACCTTTCGCGACGGAGTAGAGTCACTCGCCGATTTGCAGCCCGGCATGGTCCTCGAAGGCGTGGTCACGAACGTAGCCGCGTTCGGAGCCTTCGTCGATATCGGCGTACACCAGGACGGGCTCGTGCATGTGTCGGCATTGGCGAACAAGTTCGTGAAGGATCCGCATGAGATCGTGAAGCCGGGGCAGATCGTCAAAGTAAAGGTGGTGTCGGTCGATGCGGCTCGACAGCGCATTTCGTTGACCATGCGCATGGATGATGCGGCGGCGACGGCCCCTCACCCTATTCCACGCGCCGGGGGGATTCGGGATCGTCAGCCCGCCGATACCTCCCGGACGGCAGCTAAAACTCCTCAGCCGGTGAACGCCTTTGCATTAGCCATGGCGCGCGCCCAGCAGAAAAAATGA
- the trkD gene encoding potassium transporter Kup (Responsible for the low-affinity transport of potassium into the cell; involved in potassium ion uptake under hyper-osmotic stress at a low pH) gives MPKHPHNPPASASLTVAAMGVVYGDIGTSPLYALRECFHDSHGLAVTPDNVLGILSLIVWSLVLVVTVKYLLFVMKADNEGEGGMLALMALSQRSHPVNLRKGLSLVVSLGLVGVAFLYSDGIITPAISVLSAVEGLTLATDVLTPYVLPVTVGLVALLFSIQRRGSGELGNVFGPIMLVWFATLALLGLHSLIQTPAVLLAANPLYALGFLVQHAGIGFLVLGSVFLVLTGAEALYADMGHFGRRPIQLGWFAVALPALLLQYFGQGALLMRNPAALANPFYHLAPEWMLYPLIALATVATIIASQAMLSGAFSLTLQAVQLGYLPPLRITHTSAEQHGQIYFTVLNWLMFIGTVGLILSFGSSTNLAAAYGIAVSGSMIITTLLMYRVTRRHLRWSAPPAVMAVGVFLFIDLAFFLANAQKIPHGGWFPLLLGAAIFTVMSTWARGRAIVAEHLRVQFPPLRQFVSEVLPTVECRTAGRAVFLSQQPDITPPALLQNVRHNKSLHEEIYLLTVRTEHVPFVPAGAPLEITPIQDNLFQVIARCGFMETPDIPRVLTQLAAHGHALPIQDTTFFLSRITFLATPKPGMAIWREKLFVMLSRNTQRASSYFHLPSEQVVEIGLVLEI, from the coding sequence ATGCCGAAACACCCGCACAATCCACCGGCATCCGCATCTCTCACCGTGGCCGCCATGGGCGTCGTCTACGGGGACATCGGCACCAGTCCGCTATATGCCCTGCGCGAGTGTTTTCACGACTCGCACGGACTCGCGGTCACGCCGGACAACGTGCTGGGCATCTTATCGTTGATTGTCTGGTCGCTCGTGCTCGTCGTCACAGTCAAGTATCTGCTCTTCGTGATGAAGGCCGATAACGAGGGGGAAGGGGGCATGCTGGCGCTCATGGCGCTCAGCCAACGCTCCCATCCGGTCAACCTCCGCAAGGGACTGAGCCTGGTGGTCTCGCTGGGATTAGTCGGCGTCGCCTTTCTCTACAGCGATGGCATTATCACACCGGCGATTTCCGTCCTCAGCGCGGTGGAAGGGCTGACGCTGGCCACCGATGTATTGACGCCTTATGTCCTGCCTGTCACCGTCGGACTGGTTGCACTGCTCTTCAGCATCCAGCGCCGCGGCTCCGGAGAATTGGGCAATGTTTTCGGTCCCATCATGCTGGTCTGGTTTGCGACGCTGGCCCTGCTGGGTCTGCACAGTTTGATCCAAACCCCCGCGGTGCTGCTCGCCGCGAATCCGCTGTACGCCCTCGGCTTTCTCGTGCAGCATGCAGGCATCGGGTTTTTGGTATTGGGCAGTGTGTTTCTGGTGCTCACGGGAGCCGAAGCCCTCTATGCGGACATGGGTCATTTCGGGCGCCGCCCGATACAACTCGGCTGGTTCGCCGTGGCGCTGCCGGCGCTTCTGCTTCAGTACTTCGGCCAGGGCGCGCTCCTGATGCGGAATCCGGCGGCTCTCGCCAACCCCTTTTATCATCTGGCTCCCGAATGGATGCTCTATCCGCTGATTGCGCTGGCAACCGTGGCCACCATCATCGCGTCGCAAGCCATGCTGTCCGGCGCCTTTTCCCTCACCTTACAAGCCGTGCAACTCGGCTATCTCCCGCCGCTCCGGATTACGCACACCTCCGCGGAACAGCATGGCCAAATCTATTTCACGGTCCTAAACTGGCTGATGTTCATCGGCACCGTGGGGCTGATCCTTTCGTTCGGATCGTCGACCAACCTGGCCGCGGCCTATGGCATCGCCGTCTCCGGCTCCATGATCATCACCACGCTGCTCATGTACCGCGTGACCCGCCGGCACTTGCGGTGGAGTGCGCCGCCGGCGGTCATGGCGGTGGGGGTATTCCTGTTCATCGACCTCGCGTTTTTTCTCGCGAATGCCCAAAAGATCCCTCATGGCGGATGGTTTCCGCTGCTCCTCGGCGCGGCAATTTTCACCGTGATGAGCACCTGGGCGCGAGGCCGTGCCATCGTCGCCGAACACCTCCGTGTTCAGTTTCCTCCGTTGCGTCAATTTGTCAGCGAAGTCTTGCCGACAGTGGAATGCCGGACCGCAGGTCGCGCCGTGTTCCTCTCCCAACAACCGGACATCACTCCGCCGGCGTTACTACAAAATGTTCGCCACAACAAATCGCTCCATGAAGAAATCTACCTCCTCACAGTCCGCACAGAACATGTGCCGTTTGTTCCGGCAGGGGCGCCCTTGGAGATCACCCCCATCCAGGACAATCTCTTTCAAGTGATCGCCCGTTGCGGATTCATGGAAACCCCGGACATCCCACGCGTCCTGACGCAACTTGCCGCGCATGGGCATGCGCTCCCCATACAGGACACCACGTTTTTCCTGAGCAGGATTACGTTTTTGGCGACCCCGAAGCCGGGCATGGCGATCTGGCGGGAAAAACTGTTTGTGATGCTGTCACGAAATACCCAGCGCGCCAGCTCCTATTTCCATCTGCCGTCCGAACAGGTGGTTGAAATCGGACTGGTGCTGGAGATTTGA
- the trmL gene encoding tRNA (uridine(34)/cytosine(34)/5-carboxymethylaminomethyluridine(34)-2'-O)-methyltransferase TrmL, producing the protein MFDVILYQPEIPPNTGNIIRLCANTGARLHLVKPLGFTLEDKQLLRAGLDYHEFATITVHETWQTCLTHFADRRLFAVSTKGRQRYDLVRYAEDDVFVFGPESRGLPAEILGSVSDQHRIRVPMVPGSRSLNLSNSVAVVLYEAWRQAGFGQCV; encoded by the coding sequence ATGTTTGATGTCATTTTGTATCAACCAGAAATTCCCCCCAATACCGGCAACATCATCCGGCTGTGTGCGAATACCGGGGCTCGACTGCATCTCGTTAAGCCACTGGGCTTTACGTTGGAAGACAAACAGCTGCTGCGAGCTGGGCTCGATTACCATGAGTTTGCCACGATCACGGTGCATGAGACGTGGCAAACCTGTCTCACGCACTTCGCGGATCGCCGACTCTTTGCTGTCTCGACCAAGGGCAGGCAGCGCTATGATCTGGTGCGATACGCAGAGGACGATGTGTTTGTCTTCGGGCCGGAGAGTCGGGGGCTCCCGGCGGAGATTCTTGGCAGCGTCTCCGATCAGCACCGCATCCGCGTGCCGATGGTGCCAGGCAGCCGCAGCCTCAACCTGTCCAATTCGGTCGCGGTTGTGCTGTATGAAGCGTGGCGGCAGGCCGGGTTCGGACAGTGCGTCTGA
- a CDS encoding bacterioferritin, translated as MNEQDTQRAVGILNRIMELELAGVVRYTHYALMIYGYNRIPIVSWLKSNADESLAHAHKAGELVTLLGGHPSLKIGTLLETEKHDIGDILRESLEHEKAAVASYYELLKLAEGKSVLLEEFAREMIVGEELHLDEVNKMLRKSGEVQAFRS; from the coding sequence ATGAATGAACAAGATACGCAGCGCGCAGTGGGGATTTTGAATCGGATCATGGAGCTTGAGCTCGCCGGGGTCGTGCGGTACACGCATTATGCGCTCATGATTTACGGGTACAATCGGATTCCGATCGTGTCGTGGCTGAAGAGCAATGCGGATGAAAGCTTGGCCCATGCGCACAAGGCCGGCGAACTGGTGACGCTGCTGGGCGGACATCCATCGCTGAAAATCGGGACATTGCTCGAAACCGAAAAGCACGACATCGGCGATATTTTGCGAGAGAGCCTGGAGCATGAAAAGGCGGCCGTCGCGTCCTATTACGAACTGCTGAAGCTGGCGGAGGGCAAGTCTGTCCTGTTGGAGGAATTTGCTCGTGAGATGATCGTGGGCGAGGAACTGCATCTCGATGAAGTGAATAAGATGCTGCGCAAATCCGGCGAGGTGCAGGCCTTTCGTTCCTGA
- the ychF gene encoding redox-regulated ATPase YchF, with the protein MSVKCGIVGLPNVGKSTLFNALTKSGIAAENYPFCTIEPNIGIVEVPDARMQALADIVKPQRMQYATTEFVDIAGLVAGASKGEGLGNQFLANIRETDGIVNVVRCFEDDNVVHVAGKVDPISDIATIVTELALADLTTVEKAQERNVKLIRSGDKDAVKLGDVLVQAAACLNEGKPARTMKLDPAQRALLKPLCLLTMKPVMYVANVSEKGFTNNPLLTRVEEYAAQEGAPVVAICAALESEIAVLSDDEKQEFLADIGMKEPGLNRLIRAAYQLLGLQTYFTAGVKEVRAWTIHIGDTAPQAAGVIHGDFEKGFIRAEVIGYDDFIACKGEAGAKEKGKMRLEGKEYVVRDGDVMHFRFNV; encoded by the coding sequence ATGAGTGTGAAATGTGGAATCGTCGGGCTGCCGAATGTGGGCAAGTCCACCCTCTTTAATGCGCTGACCAAGTCAGGGATTGCGGCGGAGAACTATCCGTTCTGCACGATCGAACCCAATATCGGGATTGTCGAAGTGCCGGATGCGCGGATGCAGGCGCTGGCCGATATCGTCAAACCGCAGCGCATGCAATATGCCACGACCGAGTTTGTCGATATCGCCGGGTTGGTAGCGGGAGCTTCGAAGGGGGAAGGGTTGGGCAATCAGTTTCTCGCAAACATTCGTGAAACCGACGGGATTGTGAACGTGGTGCGTTGTTTCGAAGATGACAACGTCGTGCATGTGGCCGGCAAGGTTGATCCGATTTCCGATATCGCCACCATTGTGACGGAGCTGGCGTTGGCCGACCTGACCACCGTCGAAAAGGCGCAAGAGCGGAATGTGAAACTCATCCGCTCGGGCGACAAAGATGCCGTGAAGCTGGGGGACGTACTCGTGCAGGCGGCGGCCTGTCTGAATGAAGGCAAGCCTGCGCGGACGATGAAGCTGGATCCGGCGCAGCGGGCCTTGCTGAAACCGCTGTGCCTGCTGACGATGAAACCGGTGATGTATGTGGCCAATGTGTCGGAAAAAGGCTTCACCAACAATCCGCTGTTGACCCGTGTGGAGGAGTACGCCGCACAGGAAGGGGCGCCGGTGGTAGCGATTTGCGCAGCCCTGGAATCGGAAATCGCGGTCCTCTCCGACGACGAAAAGCAGGAGTTCCTGGCCGATATCGGGATGAAGGAGCCGGGATTGAATCGCCTGATCCGCGCGGCCTATCAATTGCTCGGGCTTCAAACGTACTTTACGGCCGGCGTGAAAGAAGTGCGCGCCTGGACCATCCACATCGGCGACACTGCACCCCAGGCCGCCGGCGTGATTCATGGCGATTTTGAGAAGGGGTTTATTCGCGCGGAAGTGATCGGCTACGACGACTTCATCGCCTGCAAGGGCGAGGCGGGCGCGAAGGAAAAGGGGAAGATGCGGTTGGAAGGCAAAGAGTACGTCGTGCGGGACGGCGACGTCATGCACTTCCGGTTCAACGTCTAG